The DNA window ATCCTTCAACGAAGGCATCGCCCGTGATTTCGACGGCGTGCGCGATTACATCGTCTGCCATTACCGAATGAATCGGCGCACCGATACCGAATACTGGCGCGCCAATGCCAGCCACGACCAGTTGTCGGACTCGCTCAAAGCGATTTTGACCTGCTGGTTTACCGGCCAGAATCTGGAGCAGGAACTCGCGCGCCAGAACATCGCCGACATC is part of the Candidatus Anoxymicrobium japonicum genome and encodes:
- a CDS encoding tryptophan halogenase translates to SFNEGIARDFDGVRDYIVCHYRMNRRTDTEYWRANASHDQLSDSLKAILTCWFTGQNLEQELARQNIADIYPAMSWHCLLAGYGQFPDVAKLRAPELGIGKADMAAIDDFRSRCALNFRDHAKVLSEMAA